Proteins from one Gossypium raimondii isolate GPD5lz chromosome 8, ASM2569854v1, whole genome shotgun sequence genomic window:
- the LOC105790277 gene encoding transcription factor bHLH130: protein METADYYYLQQNQQQSCGLMRYRSMPAENRVGYDEYGSDFRSSSSSEMETLFMLCGNGSSGNVSEYEEKSVKQEEEMMYQIQSLPLENVESSFGVGTNLGLENSMQRNGNGSNLVRQTSSPSQVFSSHGLDNGFNATRKMTTLRACNGINGEPTSTGRLYNHISFSSGPMPQIAQVENGGLASNGNGRNGMNFIPNLMSDSRNNASLSGLKRARERDSDLLSGLSRLQTRNQDCRDCSTALTHQLSLPTTYEEVDVWQFQSSVPCKIRAKRGCATHPRSIAERMRRTRISERMRKLQGLFPNIDKQTNTADMLDMAVEYIKDLQKQVKILRDTKAKCSC from the exons ATGGAGACCGCTGATTATTACTATCTGCAACAAAACCAGCAGCAGAGTTGTGGTCTAATGCGGTATCGGTCGATGCCGGCCGAGAACCGTGTCGGGTACGACGAGTACGGTAGCGATTTTCGGTCATCTTCGAGTTCCGAAATGGAAACATTGTTCATGTTGTGTGGTAATGGTTCATCAGGGAATGTTTCAGAATATGAAGAGAAATCAGTGAAGCAAGAGGAGGAGATGATGTATCAAATTCAAAGCTTGCCATTGGAGAATGTTGAGAGTTCATTTGGTGTTGGTACAAATTTGGGATTGGAGAATTCAATGCAAAGAAATGGGAATGGTTCAAATCTTGTTAGGCAAACCAGTTCTCCATCTCAGGTTTTCTCTAGCCATGGCCTTGATAATG GTTTTAATGCAACCAGAAAAATGACTACTTTAAGGGCTTGCAATGGTATCAATGGTGAACCAACATCTACGGGTAGATTGTATAACCATATCAGCTTCTCCTCTGGGCCAATGCCTCAAATAGCTCAAGTTGAGAATGGAGGCTTAGCAAGCAATGGTAATGGTAGAAATGGGATGAACTTCATCCCCAACTTGATGTCTGATTCAAGGAATAATGCTTCACTTAGTGGGTTGAAAAGAGCCCGAGAGAGAGACAGCGACTTGTTGAGTGGTTTAAGCCGATTGCAAACTCGG AACCAGGATTGCAGAGACTGTTCTACTGCTTTAACACACCAGTTGAGTTTACCTACAACCTATGAGGAAGTGGATGTTTGGCAGTTTCAAAGCTCGGTCCCTTGCAAGATTCGAGCGAAACGAGGTTGCGCTACTCACCCACGTAGCATCGCTGAGAgg ATGAGAAGAACACGGATCAGTGAACGAATGAGGAAACTGCAAGGTCTTTTCCCGAACATCGACAAG CAAACGAATACGGCAGATATGTTGGATATGGCAGTGGAGTACATTAAAGATCTTCAGAAGCAGGTCAAG ATATTGAGGGACACTAAAGCAAAATGCAGCTGTTGA
- the LOC105790278 gene encoding SURP and G-patch domain-containing protein 1-like protein isoform X1 translates to MEKGVPSSLFVNDGSFMERFKQLQQQKDDKDKAAALEESKPPKVVKGSSAPKPSIAFKPNDVRKTTQLPSGGKLAFSLKQKSKLVAPPVKLDADEDEEDQDAGRLDDKPVKKQKLGRSDSSEQALKQVDVAPTSPSDLTVKKVADKLASFVAKNGRQFEHITRQKNPGDTPFKFLFDESCSDYKYYAYRLAEEEKALLENKEEQTPQSGISASKSPSSSSRAAPQQSSYQIPASALYENEEPRSSGTSAGRAGSSSAPSGADPIAMMEFYMKKAAQEEKMRTPKQSKDEMPPPPSLQGECLKSGPVKKGHHMGDYIPQEELEKFMAACNDAAAQKAAKETAQKAKIQSDNVGHKLLSKMGWKEGDGLGSSRKGIADPIMAGDVKMNNLGVGAHNPGEVTPDDDIYEQYKKRMMLGYRYRPNPLNNPRKAYY, encoded by the exons ATGGAGAAAGGAGTGCCATCTAGCCTTTTTGTTAATGATGGTTCCTTCATGGAGAGGTTTAAACAGCTTCAACAACAGAAGGATGACAAGGACAAGGCTGCGGCTTTGGAGGAATCTAAACCCCCCAAAGTTGTAAAAGGGTCGTCAGCTCCCAAGCCTTCCATTGCTTTTAAGCCCAATGATGTACGCAAGACCACCCAACTTCCTTCAGGGGGCAAACTTGCTTTCAGCTTGAAACAGAAATCAAAGCTTGTGGCACCTCCTGTTAAGTTGGATGCAGATGAGGATGAAGAGGACCAAGATGCAGGGAGGCTAGATGACAAACCAGTTAAAAAGCAAAAATTGGGTCGATCAGATTCCTCTGAACAAGCTTTGAAACAAGTGGATGTTG CACCAACTTCCCCAAGCGATCTCACTGTGAAGAAAGTTGCCGACAAACTTGCTAGTTTTGTTGCCAAAAATGGAAGGCAGTTTGAACATATTACTCGTCAAAAAAACCCTGGCGACACACCTTTCAA ATTCCTTTTCGATGAGAGTTGTTCTGATTACAAATACTATGCATACCGCCTTGCCGAAGAGGAAAAAGCTCTTTTAGAGAATAAGGAAGAACAAACTCCTCAAAGCG GCATTTCAGCTTCTAAGTCCCCAAGCAGCTCTAGTAGGGCAGCTCCGCAGCAATCAAGTTATCAAATTCCTGCCTCTGCTTTGTATGAGAATGAGGAGCCTAGATCTTCAGGGACTTCAGCGGGAAGAGCAG GTTCATCCAGTGCACCTTCAGGTGCAGATCCTATAGCAATGATGGAGTTTTACATGAAGAAGGCTGCTCAGGAAGAAAAGATGAGAACACCTAAGCAGTCCAAAGACGAGATGCCACCACCTCCTTCCCTTCAAggtgaatgtttgaaat CTGGTCCAGTGAAGAAAGGTCATCATATGGGCGATTATATCCCACAGGAAGAGCTTGAAAAGTTTATGGCTGCCTGCAATGATGCTGCTGCACAAAAAGCTGCAAAGGAGACTGCCCAGAAGGCAAAGATTCAATCTGATAATGTTGGGCATAAACTCTTATCGAAAATGGGTTGGAAAGAAG GTGATGGTTTAGGGAGTTCCAGAAAAGGCATTGCAGATCCAATCATGGCTGGTGATGTAAAGATGAACAATTTGGGGGTCGGTGCTCATAATCCTGGAGAAGTGACGCCAGATGATGATATATACGAGCAATACAAGAAGCGAATGATGCTTGGCTATCGATACAGACCCAATCCCCTG AACAATCCTCGAAAAGCATACTATTGA
- the LOC105790278 gene encoding SURP and G-patch domain-containing protein 1-like protein isoform X2 yields MEKGVPSSLFVNDGSFMERFKQLQQQKDDKDKAAALEESKPPKVVKGSSAPKPSIAFKPNDVRKTTQLPSGGKLAFSLKQKSKLVAPPVKLDADEDEEDQDAGRLDDKPVKKQKLGRSDSSEQALKQVDVAPTSPSDLTVKKVADKLASFVAKNGRQFEHITRQKNPGDTPFKFLFDESCSDYKYYAYRLAEEEKALLENKEEQTPQSGISASKSPSSSSRAAPQQSSYQIPASALYENEEPRSSGTSAGRAGSSSAPSGADPIAMMEFYMKKAAQEEKMRTPKQSKDEMPPPPSLQAGPVKKGHHMGDYIPQEELEKFMAACNDAAAQKAAKETAQKAKIQSDNVGHKLLSKMGWKEGDGLGSSRKGIADPIMAGDVKMNNLGVGAHNPGEVTPDDDIYEQYKKRMMLGYRYRPNPLNNPRKAYY; encoded by the exons ATGGAGAAAGGAGTGCCATCTAGCCTTTTTGTTAATGATGGTTCCTTCATGGAGAGGTTTAAACAGCTTCAACAACAGAAGGATGACAAGGACAAGGCTGCGGCTTTGGAGGAATCTAAACCCCCCAAAGTTGTAAAAGGGTCGTCAGCTCCCAAGCCTTCCATTGCTTTTAAGCCCAATGATGTACGCAAGACCACCCAACTTCCTTCAGGGGGCAAACTTGCTTTCAGCTTGAAACAGAAATCAAAGCTTGTGGCACCTCCTGTTAAGTTGGATGCAGATGAGGATGAAGAGGACCAAGATGCAGGGAGGCTAGATGACAAACCAGTTAAAAAGCAAAAATTGGGTCGATCAGATTCCTCTGAACAAGCTTTGAAACAAGTGGATGTTG CACCAACTTCCCCAAGCGATCTCACTGTGAAGAAAGTTGCCGACAAACTTGCTAGTTTTGTTGCCAAAAATGGAAGGCAGTTTGAACATATTACTCGTCAAAAAAACCCTGGCGACACACCTTTCAA ATTCCTTTTCGATGAGAGTTGTTCTGATTACAAATACTATGCATACCGCCTTGCCGAAGAGGAAAAAGCTCTTTTAGAGAATAAGGAAGAACAAACTCCTCAAAGCG GCATTTCAGCTTCTAAGTCCCCAAGCAGCTCTAGTAGGGCAGCTCCGCAGCAATCAAGTTATCAAATTCCTGCCTCTGCTTTGTATGAGAATGAGGAGCCTAGATCTTCAGGGACTTCAGCGGGAAGAGCAG GTTCATCCAGTGCACCTTCAGGTGCAGATCCTATAGCAATGATGGAGTTTTACATGAAGAAGGCTGCTCAGGAAGAAAAGATGAGAACACCTAAGCAGTCCAAAGACGAGATGCCACCACCTCCTTCCCTTCAAg CTGGTCCAGTGAAGAAAGGTCATCATATGGGCGATTATATCCCACAGGAAGAGCTTGAAAAGTTTATGGCTGCCTGCAATGATGCTGCTGCACAAAAAGCTGCAAAGGAGACTGCCCAGAAGGCAAAGATTCAATCTGATAATGTTGGGCATAAACTCTTATCGAAAATGGGTTGGAAAGAAG GTGATGGTTTAGGGAGTTCCAGAAAAGGCATTGCAGATCCAATCATGGCTGGTGATGTAAAGATGAACAATTTGGGGGTCGGTGCTCATAATCCTGGAGAAGTGACGCCAGATGATGATATATACGAGCAATACAAGAAGCGAATGATGCTTGGCTATCGATACAGACCCAATCCCCTG AACAATCCTCGAAAAGCATACTATTGA